Proteins encoded in a region of the Populus nigra chromosome 3, ddPopNigr1.1, whole genome shotgun sequence genome:
- the LOC133690322 gene encoding heavy metal-associated isoprenylated plant protein 45 — protein MFQWRFGRSKLSNALSTVELLVHMNCEGCEKRIRRAISKIDGVDSLEIEMDKQKVTVKGYVDQRKVLKVVRRTGRRAEFWPFPYDSEYYPYASQYLDETTYTTSYNYYRHGFNESVHGYFPDQAYCTVPDDTVHLFSDDNVHAYCSIM, from the exons ATGTTTCAATGGCGATTTGGGAGGTCAAAATTATCCAACGCCTTGTCT ACTGTGGAGCTCTTGGTACATATGAATTGTGAAGGATGTGAAAAGAGAATACGAAGAGCAATCTCGAAAATTGATG GTGTTGATAGCTTGGAAATAGAAATGGATAAGCAAAAGGTGACTGTAAAAGGGTATGTCGACCAGAGAAAGGTCCTGAAGGTAGTGAGAAGAACAGGAAGAAGAGCAGAGTTTTGGCCATTTCCATATGACAGTGAATATTATCCATATGCATCCCAATACTTGGATGAAACTACGTACACGACATCGTATAATTATTACAGACATGGGTTCAATGAAAGTGTTCATGGATACTTCCCAGACCAAGCTTACTGCACCGTCCCTGATGATACAGTCCATCTTTTCAGTGATGACAATGTCCATGCATATTGTAGTATTATGTAA
- the LOC133689552 gene encoding chaperone protein dnaJ 72, with product MDYYKVLGINRTATKEEIKEAYRRLALELHPDKHARSSNPVREKATLKFKQVSEAYEILRNDKKRADYNFRSSYSSSNNHTGRNYYSNKSYYNRGGYGYYHNYDNNDYDSRFYRYRNSGWSSKLENLIKFMTTRAFLLNAALGCALLGGSVVVDMGKESLWNMHNSGKSFEDAMESIKKARAHRDEEEDEA from the exons ATGGATTACTACAAGGTCTTAGGTATAAACAGAACCGCgacaaaagaagaaataaaagaagcATATCGAAGATTAGCGTTAGAACTCCACCCAGACAAACACGCACGATCATCAAATCCTGTAAGAGAGAAAGCCACCCTCAAATTCAAACAAGTCTCTGAAGCTTACGAAATTCTTAGAAACGATAAAAAACGTGCTGATTACAACTTTCGGtcctcttattcttcttctaatAATCACACGGGAAGGAATTATTATAGtaataaaagttattataatcGTGGGGGCTATGGATATTAtcataattatgataataatgattatgATTCGAGGTTTTATAGGTATAGAAATTCTGGGTGGAGCTCAAAATTGGAGAATTTGATCAAGTTCATGACCACTCGTGCGTTTCTTCTCAATGCAGCTTTAGGCTG TGCCTTACTTGGTGGGTCCGTGGTGGTGGATATGGGAAAGGAATCACTGTGGAATATGCACAATTCAGGG AAATCATTTGAGGATGCCATGGAATCTATCAAGAAAGCCAGAGCACATAGAGATGAGGAGGAGGATGAGGCTTGA
- the LOC133689551 gene encoding cyclin-dependent kinase C-2-like, with translation MAIAAPGQLNLNESPSWGSRSVDCFEKLEQIGEGTYGQVYMAREIKTGEIVALKKIRMDNEREGFPITAIREIKILKKLHHENVINLKEIVTSPGPERDEQGRPDGNKYKGGIYMVFEYMDHDLTGLADRPGMRFSVPQIKCYMRQLLTGLHYCHVNQVLHRDIKGSNLLIDNEGNLKLADFGLARSFSNDHNANLTNRVITLWYRPPELLLGTTKYGPAVDMWSVGCIFAELLHGKPIFPGKDEPEQLNKIFELCGAPDEFNWPGVSKIPWYNNLKPTRPMKRRLREVFRHFDRNALELLERMLTLDPSERISAKDALDAEYFWTDPLPCNPKSLPKYEASHEFQTKKKRQQQRQHEENAKRQKLQHQQQHGRLPPTQQSGQAHPQMRSGPNQPLHGSQPPVAAGPSHHYGKPRGPAGGPGRYPPSGTSGGYNHPNRGGQGSGGYGSGPYPPQGRAPPYGSSSMPGAPPHGSGGGSGYGVGGPNYPQGGPPYGGSGAGRGSNMMGGNRNQQYGWQQ, from the exons atggcAATAGCAGCTCCTGGGCAGCTGAATTTAAACGAATCACCATCATGGGGATCTAGAAGTGttgattgttttgaaaaattagaacaAATTGGTGAAGGCACTTATGG GCAAGTGTATATGGCAAGAGAAATAAAGACAGGTGAAATTGTTGctttgaagaaaataagaatgGACAATGAGAGAGAAGGG TTTCCTATAACAGCAATAAGGGAGATCaagattttaaagaaattacatCATGAGAATGTGATTAACTTGAAAGAGATTGTGACGTCTCCAG GTCCAGAGAGGGATGAGCAGGGGAGACCAG ATGGTAACAAGTATAAAGGTGGGATCTACATGGTTTTTGAATACATGGATCATGATTTGACTGGTCTCGCTGATCGTCCTGGGATGAGATTTTCAGTTCCCCAAATTAAG TGCTACATGAGGCAACTTTTGACGGGGCTTCACTATTGTCATGTGAATCAAGTGCTTCATCGTGATATAAAAG GTTCTAATCTGCTCATAGACAATGAGGGTAATTTGAAGCTGGCAGATTTTGGGCTTGCTCGGTCATTCTCAAATGATCACAATGCAAATCTTACAAATCGTGTTATTACTTTATGGTACAG ACCCCCAGAGCTGCTGCTTGGAACAACAAAGTATGGTCCAGCTGTTGATATGTGGTCTGTTGGTTGTATTTTTGCTGAACTTCTCCATGGGAAACCAATTTTCCCTGGAAAAGATGAA CCAGAACAACTAAATAAGATTTTTGAGCTATGTGGAGCCCCTGATGAGTTTAATTGGCCTGGAGTTTCCAAGATTCCTTGGTACAACAATCTCAAGCCAACAAGGCCAATGAAGAGGCGTCTAAGAGAGGTTTTCAGACA TTTTGACCGTAATGCTTTGGAGTTATTGGAGAGAATGCTGACTCTTGATCCCTCTGAG AGAATATCTGCCAAGGATGCACTTGATGCTGAGTATTTCTGGACTGATCCATTACCTTGCAACCCCAAAAG TTTGCCAAAATATGAAGCATCACATGAGTTTCAGACTAAGAAAAAACGTCAGCAACAAAGGCAGCATGAAGAAAATGCTAAGCGTCAGAAACTGCAGCACCAGCAGCAGCATGGTCGACTTCCCCCCACTCAACAGTCTGGGCAGGCACATCCACAAATGCGTTCAGGCCCTAATCAGCCCTTGCATGGTTCTCAGCCCCCAGTTGCTGCAGGGCCTAGCCACCATTATGGGAAGCCTCGAGGACCTGCTGGCGGACCAGGCAGATACCCCCCAAGTGGAACAAGTGGGGGATACAACCACCCTAATCGTGGTGGTCAAGGTAGTGGTGGTTATGGTAGTGGGCCATATCCTCCACAGGGGCGAGCTCCACCATATGGCTCAAGTAGTATGCCTGGTGCACCTCCACATGGGAGTGGAGGGGGTAGTGGCTATGGAGTTGGTGGTCCAAATTATCCTCAAGGTGGTCCACCTTATGGTGGTTCTGGTGCTGGTCGTGGTTCGAACATGATGGGTGGAAACCGCAACCAACAATATGGTTGGCAGCAGTAA
- the LOC133688821 gene encoding pyrophosphate--fructose 6-phosphate 1-phosphotransferase subunit alpha-like, which produces MDSLSSSLEGCGSTGTLVEDKELNFAQLEEIDMKTEAVAGRSVDNVHGKTGAVQLDRVGSDKEDCGHGPLTEDQEYIKEIKELHAYLDMVKTMVRPGCSPEVLKIALNSMSTLFNTLTFVSSVTRPHASL; this is translated from the exons ATGGATTCCTTGTCTTCTTCGCTTGAAGGCTGTGGCTCAACTGGAACTCTG gtGGAAGACAAGGAACTCAACTTTGCTCAACTAGAGGAGATAGACATG AAAACTGAAGCAGTTGCTGGAAGATCAGTTGACAATGTCCATGGGAAAACTGGTGCTGTTCAACTGGATAGAGTGGGATCAGACAAGGAGGATTGCGGCCATGGTCCTTTAACAGAAGACCAAGAATATATCAAGGAAATAAAGGAGTTGCATGCATACCTTGACATG GTGAAAACAATGGTGAGACCAGGTTGCTCCCCTGAAGTGCTGAAAATTGCTTTGAATTCCATGTCAACACTTTTCAACACCCTCACCTTTGTGTCTTCCGTGACAAGACCCCATGCATCCCTTTGA